GCGTCATTTAATTCGTGGGCTGAGCAGTTTATACCTAACTTTATTTTGTAACCAAGTCCCTGTTCTAGCTGCTTTTTAGCAATGCAACCCAGCTCCATTATCCTTTCACCAAGTTCAACAATAAGCCCTGATTGTTCTGCGACCTTAATGAATTCAACCGGCGAAACTGACCCATATTCAGGGCTTTGCCAACGGCTGAGTAATTCAAAGTAATCCCATTCATCTTGATTCTTGTAGACAATCGGTTGAACAACCACATGCATTTCTTGATTCACTGCGATTGGGCTCGCTAGTTCGCGTCTAATGGCAGCGACTAACTGGGTTTTCCTATGGTAGCTTGCGCTTAAGTGAGTGTCGTAGCATTGCACCTGTATTTCGGGGTGCTGCTTACAATCTTTAAGAGCTAAACTGGTGTTGAACAGTAACTTTTCAATGTTTTTATCTACGTCTTGAGTTCTTGCAATACCAATACTGATCTTAAATTTTAATTGATGCGTAGAGTCGTAATAGCCATCCTCTATCTTATTTAAAATATCATGACAAATTTTTATTGGGTCGGAGTCATAAGTGATAAATGCAAATTCATCTCCAGCTGTTCGGAAGGTTAAAGCTGCGTCTTGTACGCAGGAAGTGATGGTATCGGCAGTAAACTGAATCACTTTGTCCCCGATGTAGTTACCGTTTGCGTCGTTAATCGATTTAAAGTTGTCGATATCAATGAAGGCGAGAGTAAAAGGTGCATTTGATTGCTGCGTTATAGATTCTAGAGTGTCGGATAAGCAGCTACGGTTAAGAAGCCCGGTAAGGTTATCGTGTGAGACTTCATAGCTGAGCTGATTGACGAGCTGTTCTGAGCGATCACTGAACCATAGTTCCTGTAACGTATGATTTATCATATCCGCAAACATTTGATGGTGTCGTATCAGCTTTTGTTTATCTCCATTACTGATCGGTAAGATAAATGTGGAATAGAGTACACCCATAGTATCCCCATTACGCGCTTTAATCGGGATGGCTATATAGTTCTCTGAGATAAACTCATGACTAAGAGTGTTGTTAGGTAATGACTCTAGAAGTTGCCTGGTAAATGAACAGTGCTGGCAGTCTTGGCGTGTTTCTTGGTTGCAAAGCTTATTAGTAACGGAATGGACGTTGACTTGTTGTACTGAATCGTCAAGGACAATGACAACGGGCAAAGTGTGATCTTGAAAATGGCGCTTTTCAATTATCCCCGTGCATTGGCTGCCAAAAACGCGATGCAGCGTAAGGGCAACAGCTTCTAACAAGTCCTGCCCATCTAATTTTAGAATATGACTGATTGTGTCTAAGTTTACTGTATCGTTCAGTGAGAGTTTAGCCATAGAATGTTGCCTATCATTCATTAGTCAAATTTAAGAGCATCAAGTTGCACACTTCTATTTATTACTATTGACGATAAGTCTCCAATATTCAATCTTAATGATGAATTTGTGTCGGTTTTATAAAGGCAGTTCCTTACAGGTTTTACTTTCGTTTTATGCTTAATTTAACTCCATTGGGTGAGAGTACGTTTCTAGATCTCGCTCTTTGTGTAAACGCAATTTAAGATAATCTAAGAACAACTTTGTGCGGGTATGTTCGTAATCAAGCTTTGGATAATAGGCATATACCATCGCTTCGTCAGCTTTAATCCCAGGCAAGATAGGCACTAGAGTACCCAGTTTTAGTTCTTCTTTAATCATCGTCTGGTTAGTGAGAAGAATCCCCATGCCATTTTTAGCTGCGTGAAACAATGCTTCAGGGTTGGTTGTGGCAAAATTGCCACTTAATGTGATCCTTTTCCCTTTTGATATTGTGATTTCCCTAGTGGTTCTTTCTCCCCAAACTAATGAGTTATGTACTTCGAGATCTTGTTCATCGGCAGGGCAGCCATATTTTTTCAGGTAACTAGGCGCTGCATAAAAGGTGGCTTTATGTTCGAACAAAGGCGTTTTTTTAAAGCTTAGTGAATTGAGTTGCTCTAATTCACGGCTGAGCACGAGATCTAGGCTCATTTCTGGTAGCTGGCCTGGAATTGTGGTGATTAGCTGAATTTTGATATCCGGATACTGCTCAAGAAAATCGTTTAAGTATTGGACTAAAAATTTAGATCCGACAGCAATCGTCGCCCCAATTTTTAGTAAACCTGCTGGTGTTTGGTTAACTGATCGAGTTTCATCAACAATTGACTGCCAGCTATCTAGTTGAGCTTTTGCTCGCTGGTAGAAAAGTGCGCCAGCTTCTGTTTGACTTATTGAGCGAGTTGTTCTTTTGAGTAATTGAGTGCCAATGCGTTCTTCTAACCAATTGACACGCTTACTGACTGCTGAGCTGGTGGTGTTGAGGCTTCTAGCTGCTCCATTGAAACTGCCTTCATCTACGACTTTTACATAGCTTTTTACACTGAGAATCCAATCCATATTGTTTCCTATTAGGACTTAATAAAATTCCTACTTGCTTGATTATCAATTATCAGATTTGAATGTAAACTGAATTATGAATAAAAAGCACACAATTAGGGGATTTAATGACTTCAGCAGTATTCAAAAAAGCACCTTTACTTCTCGCTATGATGATCATTGCTACTGGACAGGTAGGGGTGAGTATTTATCTACCCTCATTACCGTTGATTGCCGCTGATTTAGAGATAGCACAAACTAATGTTCAAATGTTGGTTACCCTGTTCTTGGTAGGTTTTGGTGTTTCTCAGCTGTTTTATGGTCCTATGTCTGACGCGATTGGTCGAAGACCTATTTTTATTCTTGGACAGGGAATTTATTTAATCGGTACGATTGTATGTTTACTATTTTCAGATAACGCTACCGCGTTGGAGCTTGGGCGTTTGTTGCAAGGTTTAGGGGCCGGTAGTGCTTCTGTGCTTGGACGAAGTGTATTAAGAGATAGTTATGATGGCTTACAACTCACTAAAGCTTTGTCTTATATTTCGATGACCGCATCTATTATACCCATTGCAGCACCAGTATTTGGCGGTTGGGTGGCTTTTCATCTAGGTTGGCAAGCAGTATTTGGGTTTGTCTTGGCGTACATTTTCGCCATTTTTACCTTAGGTTTCTTTATTCTTCCTGAAACGCTGCCGTATGGGAAAAGTCGTTTTAATGTCACGAAAGTCGTTAAGAATTACGGTGCCTTATTAGTGAATCGACAAGTGATTAGCAGCGCGAGCTATAACTGGATGAGCTATTTAACCAGTATTGTGACACTGTCTTTATTCCCATTTCTAATGCAAGATCAACTAGGGCTTACAACGGCTGAATATGGTTCATTAATGATCATTCCATCCGCAGGTTTACTTATTGGTAGCGTCACCCTGAATATCTTGAACCGTTATTTAAACACTCAAACTTTAATGAGTATCGCGATAACAATTATGCTTTTATCTGGCGCATGGTTGTTGGTTTCTGAGTTCAGTATTTTTAATTTGGTTTGGGCGTTTACGTGGCTTGTGATTGCTCAGGGTATGTCCTTTCCTTTATCAATCAGCATGTTGTTGGAGCCCCATAAAAAGCAGGCAGGTGCGGTGTCGGCATTGTCGGGTTCTATTCAAATGTGTGTTGCGGGCTTATTTGGTGGTTACTTAGTCGAAAACTGGGTGGTGAATAATACAAGCTTAGGTGTCTTTTACATGATGGTAGGGGGCGGTATGGCGTTGGTGCTCTTTTCAACATGGCTAAATTCAAGAAAAATCGAAGCGGCTTCTGCAGAAGCGTTGCTATAGATGTGGTGCGTAGAGATCCGATGTGGTCTGTAGATATGAGAGTGCAACATGCATTATTCATTCAGTAGATCGTTGTAATTAGAGTGATGGTTTCCTACAATGCGTTCGTTAATTTAATAGGTAGATACCATGCAGCACAATGAATTTGAAGTACTGGTTAAAGAGATTTGCAGCAAGCAAAACCTCCCAGAAGCACTAGAGTTATTAAAATCAAATGAAGATACTGAAGTATCTGAAGCCGCTCAATCTTTGGTCGGTCAATTTGCATTGGCTGATGTTGAAAATGAAAAACGCATTTACCATGTGACAGTTCAAGACAACGATGAAGGTGAAGAACAAGAATTTGTTGAGCATGTCATGAATGAAGGTGACGATCTGATTAAGTTCGCTGCGTGGTTCTTTGAATCTATGTTTGAAGTAAAAGCAAAAGATACGTACCAGATTGCTGGTAAGACTTATAAACAGCCCAAAAGAAGCTAATAAGCTATTTCTTGAAAAAGCTATTTATTGGCAAAGTAATCGATTTAAAAAGGTAGCTGTTGGTAAAGATAGCTATTAGTAAAGATAAAAATCAGCCTGAGTGCTGATTTTTTTGTGCCTAATTTCCTCATGGTTAAGTAATTAACAATTTAATTTGCACAAAAGTGTGATTTAAGTCTTGTTTTTGTGTGTTTTGAGAGTAAGATCACTTTATAGAAATCAGACATTAATATTTTGTGGAGATAATCATGGGTTACGAACTAGGCAATGCATACATTGGTCAACTTGTGGCAAAGAACATGATGCACGAAGCTCTATACGGCAAATCAAAGCCGAAAAAAGTATCGTTCATTAAGCGAATGATGAAGAAGATGGCTAAATAAAATACAGCCTAAAATATAGTGGCTATTAAGCACATGCTAGTATTTTATTATGCTGCAGCAGTCTAGTGCTTATTTAATATTTAAGAAATAGTCGCTATTTATAGAATTCAACAAAGCCCTTAATCTCTGCTCTGAGATTAAGGGCTTTGTGTTTATATGTGCCATGAAATTAAGAGTTAAATGACATCAAGAGTGTGGTGATTACTCTAACCCGTCACTCTATTAATATCTGGAATATGCACAGCGAATATTTGCTAGCTAGCGTTTTGATTCGATAGATCAACAACATTGTTAGGTATACGATCTAACCCGTTATCTTTCATCCATGCGGCTAGGTTATCTGCTCCGCCAACATATTTCCCTTCTAGCCATATCTGAGGGACAGTAACCGGTGTTTTTTCGCCTATGATTGCTTTTACTTCAGGAATCATTCGGTACAAAGCGGCACTGTCTTTTACGACGTCATAGTATTGGTATTTAACACCTGCTTCATCAAGTAGGTTTTTTGCTTTTACACAGAAAGGGCAGGTCGCTTTTCCGTAAACAATATTACCTTTGAGAGTATCTCTCTTCGTCCATTCTTTGATAACGGATTGAACGAGTACGCCTCGGTTTAATGCTTCTCCTTGGCTTACAACTTTGCCTTCGACTACAAGAATCGGAGCGTGCCATGCACCAAGTTTTAATGGCTCCCACCAATGAGATAACCAATCTTTTACCTCAAGTTCCACTTCTACGTCAGCCAGCTCATTTTCAAACGTATCTTTCAGAATATCTTTTGTGAGCGTGCATTCGCCACATGGGATATTTACTTTAAATGGACCCCAGCTGCCACCCCAGCGGTACAAAGTAATTTTGATTGGTGTTGTCATTGTCGTTACCTCAGTTCAATTCGCTTAATAATAAAGAACGGGAGAGTCCTATATTAATTTCACTATTTCGTTTTTTTTGTTTCCCAACGAGTAATAAACGCAACGGATAAAATAATAATAGCAGCCCCTAACCATAAACGTCCTGGCGGTACCCAACTGAATACTAACCAACCTGCTAATACATTTAACGGCAGTTTTGCATGGTCAAAAGGTTGAACGAAAGATGCATCTGCCACTGAGTAAGCTTTTACTATTGCCCATTGAGCCAAAGCGGTCATGACACCAGCTGCAATCAGGATGAGCCAAATTGAAGACCCTGTAGGTAATTGCCATTCTGGTGCTGCTAATAAAATGTTGAAAGGGGTAATCATCAATAGTAGATACATTACCATTGTTGAAGGTCCATCTTCAGAAGATAGCTTTTTCACCATAAGTGAATAACATGCCCAAAAGAATGCGGCACCAACGGGTAGTAGAGTTGCCCAACTGAAACTGTCTGCCCATGGTTCAAGAATGATCATTGCACCGGCAAAGCCTGCTAAGGTCGCTCCCCAACGTGCAGCTCCTACTTTTTCTTTAAGAAATAACCCAGAACCTACAGTGGCAAAGAGTGGAGATGTCATTAATAACGCAATGCCTTGCCAAATAGGCACAGGATAAGCAAGCGCCCACAGCCAAAGCTGGATGCCAATAACCGATAGAAATACACGTAGAATGTGCATTTTCAAATGGTTAGTTCTTAATGAACGCCTAATACCAAGAGTGCGTAAATAAGGAATGATCACAACAAGCGCTATGGCATATTGAATGACGGCAACGGTAGTTGAAGGTAGCCCGAACTTGATGCTGGCGACTTGAGCAAGGCTATTGACGATAGCAAATGCAAGACCGGCGGTGAGCATCCAGCTTGCGCCTTGTAAGGGGTGGTGAGGTTGACTCATAATTTTACGGAACCAAGCATATGGTGCGGTTAATAATAGAATTCCAGAATCATACGATTAATCATGCAGTAAGCCAATGTTTATGCTTTGGCTAAGTTGTTCGAATTGTTGGAACAATCAGATTACCTATAGAAGTGGTGACAAATGAATCAGTACTTGTTCAGCTATTAATATCCTCTATGATGACATTCTCAAGTGATTCAAATTATCTTGTTGATCCCTTTTTCTCAGCTGCAAATCAGACATCACGGAGTGATAAATGAATACCGAATTTTTAGATGATGTTTTACAAGGTAGACGCGTTATTACCACTTTGAACGTAGACGATTTACCTTCAGGTGAGCATCAGTTTTGGTTCCAAGTAACCAGCGATGGTTTAGGTCAGCCAAAAAATATGCCAGTCACGGTGTTCAAAGGGACAAATGATGGTCCTAAACTCATGGTGACCGCGGG
This Vibrio gallaecicus DNA region includes the following protein-coding sequences:
- a CDS encoding putative bifunctional diguanylate cyclase/phosphodiesterase — translated: MAKLSLNDTVNLDTISHILKLDGQDLLEAVALTLHRVFGSQCTGIIEKRHFQDHTLPVVIVLDDSVQQVNVHSVTNKLCNQETRQDCQHCSFTRQLLESLPNNTLSHEFISENYIAIPIKARNGDTMGVLYSTFILPISNGDKQKLIRHHQMFADMINHTLQELWFSDRSEQLVNQLSYEVSHDNLTGLLNRSCLSDTLESITQQSNAPFTLAFIDIDNFKSINDANGNYIGDKVIQFTADTITSCVQDAALTFRTAGDEFAFITYDSDPIKICHDILNKIEDGYYDSTHQLKFKISIGIARTQDVDKNIEKLLFNTSLALKDCKQHPEIQVQCYDTHLSASYHRKTQLVAAIRRELASPIAVNQEMHVVVQPIVYKNQDEWDYFELLSRWQSPEYGSVSPVEFIKVAEQSGLIVELGERIMELGCIAKKQLEQGLGYKIKLGINCSAHELNDAERYLNHLTKMINKYDFEAKEFVIELTETVLLTQTDDVTRVLTSLREMGFTIALDDFGTGYSSLNYIQSYPIDCLKIDATFIRNLLSNAISERVVWLIIQLAQQLNITLIAEGIEHQEELEKLHSMGCLQIQGYYYSRPEKPSVIIDTLTHRVQSKFA
- a CDS encoding LysR family transcriptional regulator produces the protein MDWILSVKSYVKVVDEGSFNGAARSLNTTSSAVSKRVNWLEERIGTQLLKRTTRSISQTEAGALFYQRAKAQLDSWQSIVDETRSVNQTPAGLLKIGATIAVGSKFLVQYLNDFLEQYPDIKIQLITTIPGQLPEMSLDLVLSRELEQLNSLSFKKTPLFEHKATFYAAPSYLKKYGCPADEQDLEVHNSLVWGERTTREITISKGKRITLSGNFATTNPEALFHAAKNGMGILLTNQTMIKEELKLGTLVPILPGIKADEAMVYAYYPKLDYEHTRTKLFLDYLKLRLHKERDLETYSHPMELN
- a CDS encoding multidrug effflux MFS transporter, whose protein sequence is MTSAVFKKAPLLLAMMIIATGQVGVSIYLPSLPLIAADLEIAQTNVQMLVTLFLVGFGVSQLFYGPMSDAIGRRPIFILGQGIYLIGTIVCLLFSDNATALELGRLLQGLGAGSASVLGRSVLRDSYDGLQLTKALSYISMTASIIPIAAPVFGGWVAFHLGWQAVFGFVLAYIFAIFTLGFFILPETLPYGKSRFNVTKVVKNYGALLVNRQVISSASYNWMSYLTSIVTLSLFPFLMQDQLGLTTAEYGSLMIIPSAGLLIGSVTLNILNRYLNTQTLMSIAITIMLLSGAWLLVSEFSIFNLVWAFTWLVIAQGMSFPLSISMLLEPHKKQAGAVSALSGSIQMCVAGLFGGYLVENWVVNNTSLGVFYMMVGGGMALVLFSTWLNSRKIEAASAEALL
- a CDS encoding glutaredoxin domain-containing protein; translated protein: MTTPIKITLYRWGGSWGPFKVNIPCGECTLTKDILKDTFENELADVEVELEVKDWLSHWWEPLKLGAWHAPILVVEGKVVSQGEALNRGVLVQSVIKEWTKRDTLKGNIVYGKATCPFCVKAKNLLDEAGVKYQYYDVVKDSAALYRMIPEVKAIIGEKTPVTVPQIWLEGKYVGGADNLAAWMKDNGLDRIPNNVVDLSNQNAS
- a CDS encoding DMT family transporter gives rise to the protein MSQPHHPLQGASWMLTAGLAFAIVNSLAQVASIKFGLPSTTVAVIQYAIALVVIIPYLRTLGIRRSLRTNHLKMHILRVFLSVIGIQLWLWALAYPVPIWQGIALLMTSPLFATVGSGLFLKEKVGAARWGATLAGFAGAMIILEPWADSFSWATLLPVGAAFFWACYSLMVKKLSSEDGPSTMVMYLLLMITPFNILLAAPEWQLPTGSSIWLILIAAGVMTALAQWAIVKAYSVADASFVQPFDHAKLPLNVLAGWLVFSWVPPGRLWLGAAIIILSVAFITRWETKKTK